A window from Zingiber officinale cultivar Zhangliang chromosome 7A, Zo_v1.1, whole genome shotgun sequence encodes these proteins:
- the LOC122002876 gene encoding ADP-ribosylation factor GTPase-activating protein AGD12-like isoform X2, with translation MSCSGVHRNLGTHISKVLSVTLDKWSDEQIDSMIEVGGNSYANTIYEAFLPEGYPKPNAHSSYEERAEFIRAKYERQEFLKPGLRILPSKTSSNPEHNNVCSESSSNAVGMVEFIGILIVKVIKGTNLAIRDVRSSDPYVVLMLGQQKAKTSVIKSNLNPVWNQELKLSVSKNYGALKVQIFDNDLISSDDLMGEAEVDLQPMITAAMAFGDPDLLTNMQIGKWLQSNDNALTKDSIINIVDGKVKQEVSLKLQKAECGEIDLELEWISLTQ, from the exons ATGAGTTGCAGTGGTGTACACAGAAACCTTGGCACACATATCTCAAAG GTTCTATCAGTAACCCTAGATAAGTGGTCCGATGAACAAATTGACTCTATGATAGAAGTTGGTGGAAATTCTTATGCCAATACCATTTATGAGGCTTTTCTTCCAGAAGGATATCCCAAACCTAATGCACACTCCAGTTACGAAGAGAGGGCAGAATTCATAAG GGCCAAATATGAGAGGCAAGAATTTTTGAAACCAGGTCTGCGAATTCTTCCTTCAAAAACATCTTCCAATCCCGAACACAATAATGTCTGTTCAGAAAGTTCATCTAATGCG GTTGGGATGGTAGAGTTCATCGGCATACTGATTGTCAAAGTAATTAAAGGCACTAATTTAGCAATAAGAGATGTGCGAAGTAGTGATCCATATGTTGTTTTGATGCTCGGACAGCAG AAGGCTAAAACATCTGTCATTAAGAGCAATCTGAATCCTGTTTGGAATCAGGAACTTAAGTTATCAGTTTCTAAAAACTATGGGGCACTAAAAGTC CAAATATTTGATAACGACCTGATTTCCTCCGATGATCTGATGGGCGAAGCTGAGGTGGACCTCCAACCGATGATTACAGCAGCCATGGCGTTTGGCGATCCCGACTTGCTCACCAATATGCAAATTGGGAAGTGGCTGCAATCCAATGACAATGCCCTCACAAAAGACAGCATCATCAATATAGTTGATGGGAAGGTCAAACAAGAAGTGTCACTGAAGTTGCAAAAAGCTGAGTGTGGAGAGATTGACCTAGAACTGGAATGGATTTCTCTGACCCAGTAA
- the LOC122002876 gene encoding ADP-ribosylation factor GTPase-activating protein AGD12-like isoform X1 — MSSHDDRERSTSNTRKLKGLMLKSDNRICADCGAPDPKWASSNIGVFICMSCSGVHRNLGTHISKVLSVTLDKWSDEQIDSMIEVGGNSYANTIYEAFLPEGYPKPNAHSSYEERAEFIRAKYERQEFLKPGLRILPSKTSSNPEHNNVCSESSSNAVGMVEFIGILIVKVIKGTNLAIRDVRSSDPYVVLMLGQQKAKTSVIKSNLNPVWNQELKLSVSKNYGALKVQIFDNDLISSDDLMGEAEVDLQPMITAAMAFGDPDLLTNMQIGKWLQSNDNALTKDSIINIVDGKVKQEVSLKLQKAECGEIDLELEWISLTQ, encoded by the exons ATGAGCAGTCATGATGATCGCGAGAGATCTACaa GTAATACGAGGAAGCTGAAGGGGTTGATGCTTAAAAGTGACAACCGGATTTGTGCAGATTGTGGTGCCCCTGATCCAAAGTGGGC ATCATCAAACATAGGGGTGTTCATATGTATGAGTTGCAGTGGTGTACACAGAAACCTTGGCACACATATCTCAAAG GTTCTATCAGTAACCCTAGATAAGTGGTCCGATGAACAAATTGACTCTATGATAGAAGTTGGTGGAAATTCTTATGCCAATACCATTTATGAGGCTTTTCTTCCAGAAGGATATCCCAAACCTAATGCACACTCCAGTTACGAAGAGAGGGCAGAATTCATAAG GGCCAAATATGAGAGGCAAGAATTTTTGAAACCAGGTCTGCGAATTCTTCCTTCAAAAACATCTTCCAATCCCGAACACAATAATGTCTGTTCAGAAAGTTCATCTAATGCG GTTGGGATGGTAGAGTTCATCGGCATACTGATTGTCAAAGTAATTAAAGGCACTAATTTAGCAATAAGAGATGTGCGAAGTAGTGATCCATATGTTGTTTTGATGCTCGGACAGCAG AAGGCTAAAACATCTGTCATTAAGAGCAATCTGAATCCTGTTTGGAATCAGGAACTTAAGTTATCAGTTTCTAAAAACTATGGGGCACTAAAAGTC CAAATATTTGATAACGACCTGATTTCCTCCGATGATCTGATGGGCGAAGCTGAGGTGGACCTCCAACCGATGATTACAGCAGCCATGGCGTTTGGCGATCCCGACTTGCTCACCAATATGCAAATTGGGAAGTGGCTGCAATCCAATGACAATGCCCTCACAAAAGACAGCATCATCAATATAGTTGATGGGAAGGTCAAACAAGAAGTGTCACTGAAGTTGCAAAAAGCTGAGTGTGGAGAGATTGACCTAGAACTGGAATGGATTTCTCTGACCCAGTAA